The sequence GGCATTTCGAATGGACAGTGTGGCGATGCTGATAGGGCTGGCATTGTTTGCTGGCTGGTACGTCGGCGGATTGGCGGGAGAGCAGTTCCTAGCCAATATTTCCGCGCAACGCGCCCTAACCCAGGCGATGAATGCTGGCTACGGGGCCCTGTTTCATTTCGGCTTCTCTTCCAACGCTGCGAAACTGGCGCTTTCATTTGGGATCGTTGCGACATGGGAGGCTATCCGGATCGTCTGGAAAGCAACAATGGGTGGAGACGCATATGTCCGCTTGGGGCCAGCGCTGGCGTGGCTTGGAGCCTTAGCTTTTTCGATAGTCTCAAAAAACCCCAATCCGTTGCACTTGTTGGCTGTTTTTCCCTTCATGGCTTGGCTTGTGGCTGGAGCGATCAATGATCTGATCGAGCGGAGTGGAAATTCCATTCGGTTGGGGGTGATCGCGACCGCATGGATTCTGTCGGCCTCTTTGTGTCTCACCGCGGTCAAGCGGACGGTTCTGGTCTTGAGTCAGGGCGGTGCAGGTTACAGGGCGACATTACAGGAGATTTTGAACTCGGTTCCCCAAGCAGATCGCATTTACCTGCCGGTTTGCTTTTGGGAGGCTGCGGTCGAATCCGGGAGGTGGGGTTCATATCGCTTTTCAACCTTTCCCAATATCCTTTCCAAGGCTATGAGGAAGGATTATGAAGAGCTGGTTTTCAGGGATTCCCGCGCGGGTGACATCTTCATCCTCGATCCTCACCAGGAAGTGGCTGGAGTGTTCAACGAGTATGATGAGACTGCCATGAAGCAGGTGGCGGTCAAGCCTTGGGAGCAAGCTGAATGGACAGAACTGAAGCGCGTCAGACTCGGTTTTTCTTATTCGTTTGGTCAATCCGAGGAGTTTGTCATTTTCCAGAAGAATCACGATTGACGTGGACGACGCGCCAGATTGGTAGTTGTCTTCGAGGAAAACTGGGCCGACCCGCCAAATGATGGGTGGAAAAGAACTGCTGGAAATCGCTCATATGGCGGGTCAGGAGAAAGTCCAAAAAATGGAAGGGGGGCTCGCAATCAGCCCACAAGAGGTTTCCAGCAAGGACGAGCTGGAGGAGCAGAATGACTCACCGCGCTTCGGATGGGTGGACGGGTTTGACTACCTCCGCGTGTTTTTCATGATATCGGTGATTCTCAATCACTGTAATTTCGTCACCGATCTAGCCGCAAGGAGCAGCAGCGGGCCCAATCTGTGGGACTTTTTTCATCTGCATGTTCAATCATGCGCAGTGCCGGTGTTCGTGTTGGTGTCGATGCTGTTGTTTGTCAGAAAGCCTCCCTCGTGGGATCGCTTGACTGAAAGGCTGCGAAAATTGGGCTATCTTTATGTATTCTGGGTAGGCGCCTGGATGCTCTATACAAGGGCTTTTCCTATTCTCGAAGTCGGTTCCATAGTGGAATTTCTTTTGCGCGGGGGGGGCTGGGTGTTCTATTTCATCGCAAGCCTGATCCTTTGCTCGCCCTTGGCATGGTTCGCGTCCAGGCTACCTCTTTGGGGACAATGGGTCGGCTTCTTTACTGCAATGGGCGTGATTGCGGGAACCTTCGCCTATCTCGCTCCGGACCACCTCTGGACCGTTCGGCAGTACTATTGGCTCCCCACGTGCTTTATGATGATGCCTTTTGCGGCAGTGCTGATTACGCCCCATTCCAAGCAATTGAGCGCGAGTCGGGAATTGCGGTTCAAATGGATTGCCGGAATGATGGTCATCGCGATTCTGTTTGCGGTGATCGAGTGGCACTTCGCTGCGCCCCTAAGTACGGTCGGCAGACTTCGGAGTTGGTTGCCCAAGCATGCCCGTTTGTCTATTCAGTTCGGTGCCATCGCATTCGTATTTGTCGGCTTCGGCATCCGAAGGCACCCACATGGATTGATCTCGTTTCTTGCTAGGAATTCCCTCGGCATCTATTGCATGCACCCTTTTGTGCTGGGCGGGTTCATCAAGGCGGCTCAAAAACTTGTATCGCCCCATGTCGCGTGGTTGGCGATGCCTGTTGCCACGGCTACGGTCGTATTTTGCTGCGGGATGGCTTCTGAATTCCTGCGCAGGGCATTCCGGCATCGGTTGGTCTGACTGGGGAGCCCTGTCTACGCGATTCGTTTCAATTTGGTTCTTGCGCGGGCTTTTGTTGAGACGATCATGCGTTGTTAAACCTCCCCCCTGTAGCGTGCGCGGAAGCAAAATCCTTTCAAAGGTAGTGGCTTTAGCGGTCGGACTTTCGCTTCCGATGGCTTACAGTCAGGTTCTGACGACCTACGTCGATTTCGGAGCCGCTGATCTCCCGACGTCCGGGCCTGACGCCAATGGCAACCTTTGGAACAACGTCACAGAAAGCATTTCAAATTTGGCTAATTTAATTTCAAGTGATGGAAAATATACGGGTGTCGCCCTTTCCATCACTGGCTTCGGAGCCTCACAGGGTGCCAATAAGAATGGAACGAGAGTTCCGGACGTCACCGCCCTCGGAAATCTCGGCATTGTCTCGGCGACGTCCGACAGCTTGTATGTTTCGGGTTCCGACGTGATCACCGTGAAGCTTTCCAATCTGGCCCCCGATGGGATTTACCGCCTGTCCTTGTTCGCTTCACGGGAAATCGATCAGAGACGGGTAACCCGGTACGATGTGAACGGCTGCGGAGCCCCCCTGAGTCAGACACTTCAGACGAGTGGCACCGGGTTGAACTCATCCACTCAGCCGACCGCGAACCGCTCTGGGCTGGCGGTTTTTGAGAACCTGAACTCCGTGGGCGGAATAATCACCATTTCCGTATCGAGGGACGTCGGTGATTACGCTTACCTAGGAGCCCTGCGTTTGGAATTAATGAACCAGCCAAACAGTCCGCCCTCCGCCGGATTGGTTATATCGAGTGGATCTCCGCGTGTAGGATCCCGGCTGGTCGGCAGCTACGTATACAGTGATCCGGAAGAGGATGCGGAAGCGACTCCGGGATTCGTTTGGGAAAGGGCATCCTCTCCGGGCAGCGAGGCGGTCCGCGTTTCCGGGGAGTTGCCAGGCACGACTACCTATGACGTCCAGACAGCCGATCAAGGTTGCTACTTGCGGTTCGGGGTCATTCCATCGGCCTCCACGGGGCGGCAGCAGGGAGGCGTCTCCTATTCGGGGTGGTATGGTCCAGTGCATGCGTCGGGCACTTTAGCCACCTTTCATATTGGCAACAGTTTTACGCGGTGGAGCAATATTCCGCTCCAACTGGGAGTGCTTACGAAATCCGCGAGTTCAGATATCGCGACAGGATTTCAACTCCATGACGGACAGGCTCTGCGTTTTGACTGGGATCATGGAGTGCCGGGCGCGGCATTGATGTCCGGCACGCCTTCCCGAGTGGAGCTGGCCACCGGCACATGGGACGCCGT comes from Luteolibacter sp. LG18 and encodes:
- a CDS encoding acyltransferase; translated protein: MMGGKELLEIAHMAGQEKVQKMEGGLAISPQEVSSKDELEEQNDSPRFGWVDGFDYLRVFFMISVILNHCNFVTDLAARSSSGPNLWDFFHLHVQSCAVPVFVLVSMLLFVRKPPSWDRLTERLRKLGYLYVFWVGAWMLYTRAFPILEVGSIVEFLLRGGGWVFYFIASLILCSPLAWFASRLPLWGQWVGFFTAMGVIAGTFAYLAPDHLWTVRQYYWLPTCFMMMPFAAVLITPHSKQLSASRELRFKWIAGMMVIAILFAVIEWHFAAPLSTVGRLRSWLPKHARLSIQFGAIAFVFVGFGIRRHPHGLISFLARNSLGIYCMHPFVLGGFIKAAQKLVSPHVAWLAMPVATATVVFCCGMASEFLRRAFRHRLV